A genomic window from Montipora capricornis isolate CH-2021 chromosome 8, ASM3666992v2, whole genome shotgun sequence includes:
- the LOC138059765 gene encoding uncharacterized protein isoform X2 — translation MWMIKQLTFMAIGAKAILLVALFVPVTQGVTTYNTGAGTLYTLAAVADVTLERSSTNFNYLEYLIVSKLPQYPNKRSLVKFEALPSACPSAKIKSAKMYLYYVYAHKASWHSITFTPFIPRYMQVHLVKKDWRETEATSSRRYIGANWASPWLGLDGTDAEAVPQEWNPVTIFPLRPGGFVEFDITPAVRSWRSGVPNNGVVIRAVNELEAGRSIRFASKAYIKDSYTHPFARVLCAK, via the coding sequence CATGGCGATTGGGGCGAAAGCTATTCTGTTGGTGGCGTTGTTCGTTCCTGTAACACAGGGTGTAACAACTTATAACACGGGAGCGGGTACGCTGTACACGCTTGCTGCAGTAGCAGATGTGACGCTGGAACGCTCATCAACCAATTTCAATTATTTGGAGTACCTTATTGTTTCGAAGCTCCCGCAGTATCCCAACAAGCGTTCTCTGGTAAAGTTTGAAGCCCTTCCAAGCGCCTGTCCGTCAGCCAAAATTAAATCCGCCAAGATGTACTTGTACTATGTGTACGCGCACAAGGCTAGCTGGCACTCCATTACTTTCACTCCTTTCATTCCCCGCTATATGCAGGTGCACTTGGTGAAGAAAGACTGGCGTGAGACAGAAGCCACCAGCTCCAGGCGCTACATTGGGGCTAACTGGGCTTCTCCGTGGTTAGGTTTGGATGGAACCGACGCAGAGGCAGTCCCGCAAGAATGGAATCCGGTTACAATCTTTCCCTTGCGCCCAGGAGGCTTCGTGGAGTTCGACATCACACCGGCAGTTAGGAGCTGGCGTAGCGGGGTACCTAATAATGGCGTGGTGATTCGTGCAGTCAATGAGCTGGAAGCAGGAAGATCCATTCGCTTTGCCAGCAAAGCGTATATTAAAGATTCCTATACGCATCCCTTTGCTAGGGTGCTCTGCGCTAAATGA
- the LOC138059765 gene encoding uncharacterized protein isoform X1 has product MHFKNGISDMAIGAKAILLVALFVPVTQGVTTYNTGAGTLYTLAAVADVTLERSSTNFNYLEYLIVSKLPQYPNKRSLVKFEALPSACPSAKIKSAKMYLYYVYAHKASWHSITFTPFIPRYMQVHLVKKDWRETEATSSRRYIGANWASPWLGLDGTDAEAVPQEWNPVTIFPLRPGGFVEFDITPAVRSWRSGVPNNGVVIRAVNELEAGRSIRFASKAYIKDSYTHPFARVLCAK; this is encoded by the coding sequence CATGGCGATTGGGGCGAAAGCTATTCTGTTGGTGGCGTTGTTCGTTCCTGTAACACAGGGTGTAACAACTTATAACACGGGAGCGGGTACGCTGTACACGCTTGCTGCAGTAGCAGATGTGACGCTGGAACGCTCATCAACCAATTTCAATTATTTGGAGTACCTTATTGTTTCGAAGCTCCCGCAGTATCCCAACAAGCGTTCTCTGGTAAAGTTTGAAGCCCTTCCAAGCGCCTGTCCGTCAGCCAAAATTAAATCCGCCAAGATGTACTTGTACTATGTGTACGCGCACAAGGCTAGCTGGCACTCCATTACTTTCACTCCTTTCATTCCCCGCTATATGCAGGTGCACTTGGTGAAGAAAGACTGGCGTGAGACAGAAGCCACCAGCTCCAGGCGCTACATTGGGGCTAACTGGGCTTCTCCGTGGTTAGGTTTGGATGGAACCGACGCAGAGGCAGTCCCGCAAGAATGGAATCCGGTTACAATCTTTCCCTTGCGCCCAGGAGGCTTCGTGGAGTTCGACATCACACCGGCAGTTAGGAGCTGGCGTAGCGGGGTACCTAATAATGGCGTGGTGATTCGTGCAGTCAATGAGCTGGAAGCAGGAAGATCCATTCGCTTTGCCAGCAAAGCGTATATTAAAGATTCCTATACGCATCCCTTTGCTAGGGTGCTCTGCGCTAAATGA
- the LOC138059765 gene encoding uncharacterized protein isoform X3: MAIGAKAILLVALFVPVTQGVTTYNTGAGTLYTLAAVADVTLERSSTNFNYLEYLIVSKLPQYPNKRSLVKFEALPSACPSAKIKSAKMYLYYVYAHKASWHSITFTPFIPRYMQVHLVKKDWRETEATSSRRYIGANWASPWLGLDGTDAEAVPQEWNPVTIFPLRPGGFVEFDITPAVRSWRSGVPNNGVVIRAVNELEAGRSIRFASKAYIKDSYTHPFARVLCAK, translated from the coding sequence ATGGCGATTGGGGCGAAAGCTATTCTGTTGGTGGCGTTGTTCGTTCCTGTAACACAGGGTGTAACAACTTATAACACGGGAGCGGGTACGCTGTACACGCTTGCTGCAGTAGCAGATGTGACGCTGGAACGCTCATCAACCAATTTCAATTATTTGGAGTACCTTATTGTTTCGAAGCTCCCGCAGTATCCCAACAAGCGTTCTCTGGTAAAGTTTGAAGCCCTTCCAAGCGCCTGTCCGTCAGCCAAAATTAAATCCGCCAAGATGTACTTGTACTATGTGTACGCGCACAAGGCTAGCTGGCACTCCATTACTTTCACTCCTTTCATTCCCCGCTATATGCAGGTGCACTTGGTGAAGAAAGACTGGCGTGAGACAGAAGCCACCAGCTCCAGGCGCTACATTGGGGCTAACTGGGCTTCTCCGTGGTTAGGTTTGGATGGAACCGACGCAGAGGCAGTCCCGCAAGAATGGAATCCGGTTACAATCTTTCCCTTGCGCCCAGGAGGCTTCGTGGAGTTCGACATCACACCGGCAGTTAGGAGCTGGCGTAGCGGGGTACCTAATAATGGCGTGGTGATTCGTGCAGTCAATGAGCTGGAAGCAGGAAGATCCATTCGCTTTGCCAGCAAAGCGTATATTAAAGATTCCTATACGCATCCCTTTGCTAGGGTGCTCTGCGCTAAATGA